The following proteins are encoded in a genomic region of Gossypium hirsutum isolate 1008001.06 chromosome D05, Gossypium_hirsutum_v2.1, whole genome shotgun sequence:
- the LOC107960543 gene encoding receptor-like protein 43: MGSHSCSHHEAASLIQFKNSFSITQTGHAALCCDDFASLKSYPKTNSWKEGTDCCSWDGVTCDHLNAHVIALDLSCSWLYSNFPSNTTLFLLPHLQKLNLSFDDFNDSKTPSEFGRFTSFSRSSNLEHLGLSWISFSTELIDSVGNLQALKYLDLSGNSFFQRFSVSITNLSSLEYLIISEANMCGGLPDSMGNLESLKFLDLSSNELSGQIPLSILNLTQLEYLEIARNSLEGSIPDENIAFLDLSSNLICGNLPIPASTIRVFLISNNSFNGEVSSLISNASSLRILDLSHNNLSGTILQCFGDLSNYLEFLNLNKNKFYGTIPPTFAKGCQLSNFQLKWKYVRRAFDTILNCKGLEVLDLGNTKINDTFPHWLGSLPHKE; the protein is encoded by the exons atgg gatCTCACTCCTGCTCTCACCACGAAGCTGCTTCTCTAATCCAGTTCAAGAATTCATTTTCGATCACTCAGACAGGCCATGCTGCTTTGTGTTGCGATGATTTTGCTAGCCTTAAATCTTATCCCAAGACAAATTCATGGAAGGAGGGTACAGATTGCTGCTCATGGGATGGGGTCACTTGTGACCACCTAAATGCTCATGTTATTGCCCTTGACTTGAGCTGCAGTTGGCTATATAGCAACTTCCCATCCAATACCACTCTCTTCCTTCTTCCTCACCTTCAAAAACTCAACCTTTCCTTCGATGATTTCAATGATTCCAAAACTCCATCCGAGTTCGGTCGGTTTACAAGC TTCAGCCGGAGCAGCAATCTTGAACATTTGGGTCTGTCGTGGATATCCTTCTCCACCGAATTGATTGATTCAGTTGGTAATCTACAGGCCTTAAAGTACTTAGATCTATCAGGCAATTCTTTCTTTCAAAGATTCTCTGTCTCAATCACAAATTTATCATCGTTAGAGTACTTGATTATTTCAGAAGCAAATATGTGTGGAGGATTGCCTGACTCGATGGGGAATCTTGAATCCTTGAAGTTTTTAGACTTGTCATCGAACGAATTGAGTGGACAAATTCCATTGTCAATTCTAAACCTAACGCAACTTGAATACTTGGAAATAGCTAGAAATTCATTAGAAGGTTCCATTCCAGATGAA AATATTGCATTTCTTGACTTAAGCTCCAATTTGATCTGTGGAAATCTTCCGATTCCAGCTTCGACGATCAGAGTCTTTCTGATCTCAAATAATAGTTTCAATGGAGAGGTCTCTTCTTTAATAAGCAATGCCAGTTCTCTTCGAATTCTTGATTTGTCCCACAATAACTTGAGTGGAACAATCCTGCAGTGTTTTGGAGATTTGAGCAACTACcttgaattcttgaatctgaATAAGAACAAGTTTTATGGGACGATTCCTCCAACATTTGCAAAGGGATGCCAATTGAGTAATTTTCAACTTAAATGGAAATATGTTAGAAGGGCCTTTGACACCATCCTTAATTGTAAAGGTCTGGAAGTGCTAGATCTGGGTAACACCAAGATCAATGATACATTTCCTCATTGGTTGGGAAGTCTTCCTCATAAAGAATGA